A window from Macaca thibetana thibetana isolate TM-01 chromosome 7, ASM2454274v1, whole genome shotgun sequence encodes these proteins:
- the LOC126957910 gene encoding golgin subfamily A member 6-like protein 22, with protein sequence MWPQPHRPTHPMMSEETRPIKLAKAKEKLRDYHPQANPSVGTGASDTKKKNINNGANSETTTSGGCHSPEDEKKASHQHQDALRRELEAQVHTIRMLTCEKTELQMALYYSQRAVQQLEGECRHLVGRLHDSWNFARDLEWDLSAVATQKKKADRYIEELTKERDALSLELYRNTITDDELKEKNAELQEKLRLVESEKSEIQLNVKELERKLEKAKLLLPQQQLQEEADHLGKELQSVSAKLQAQVEENKLWNRLYQQQEEKMWRQEEKIQEQEEKIREQEEKRQEQEEKIREQEEKRQEQEKEMWKQEEKIKEQEEKIREQEEKRREQEEKMWRQEKMHEQEEKMHEQEEKIREQEKRRQEQEEKIWRQEEKIREQEEKMHDQEEKIREQEKKMHKQEEKIPEQKKKRQEQEEKMWRQEKKISEQEEKMWRQEKKIREQEEKMWRQEKKIQEQEEKMHKQEEKIREQEEKMHNQEEKIQEQEEKMHKQEEKTREQEKKRQEQEEKMWRQEEKIREQEEKMHEQEEKIQEQKKKIQEQEKKRQEQEEKIWRQEEKIHEQEEKTQEKEEKRREKEEKIWEQAEKIWRQEEKMREQEEKIQEQEQKIREQEEKIREQEMWRQEEKIQEQKENMHNQEEKIREQEDKIHKQEENIWEQEKRRQEQEEKMRRQEEKLREQEEKIWSQEEKIREQEEKRREQEEKIWRQEEKIREQKEIIREQDEVMREQEEKMCEQEEKLGKKEDMLWEQEEKMCEQEEKLGEKEDMLREQQEKLWEQEKKMWEQEEKMWRQEKKLGEQEEKMWRQEEMMREQEKKMWEQEEMIWEKEQKIREQEEKMWRQEEKMREKEEKMQRQEEKMREQETRLWQQEEKMQKQEEHLEAAIYRADDKKAKTINM encoded by the exons GAAAAGAAGGCAAGCCACCAACATCAGGATGCCCTAAGGAGGGAGCTAGAG gccCAGGTTCATACCATACGAATGCttacatgtgagaaaactgaGCTTCAGATGGCACTCTATTACAGCCAGCGTGCTGTCCAGCAGTTGGAAG GAGAGTGCAGGCATCTGGTCGGCCGCCTGCATGATTCATGGAATTTTGCAAGAGATTTAGAGTGGGATCTCTCTGCTGTCGCTACACAGAAGAAGAAGGCTGACAGG TACATCGAGGAGTTAACAAAGGAGAGGGATGCCCTGAGTCTGGAACTGTACAGGAACAC CATAACCGATGATGAGCTGAAGGAGAAAAATGCTGAACTACAAGAAAAACTTCGacttgtagaatctgagaagtcTGAGATCCAGCTCAATGTAAAGGAGCTAGAAAGGAAGCTGGAGAAGGCCAAGCTCCTGCTGCCACAG cagcagctgcaggaggAGGCTGACCACCTGGGTAAGGAGCTGCAGAGTGTGTCCGCGAAGCTCCAAGCCCAGGTGGAAGAGAACAAGTTGTGGAACCGCCTGTACCAGCAACAGGAagagaagatgtggaggcaggaagagaagatacaggagcaggaagagaagatacgggagcaggaggagaagaggcaagagcaggaggagaagatacgggagcaggaggagaagaggcaggagcaggagaaggagatgtggaagcaggaggagaagataaaggagcaggaggagaagatacgggagcaggaagagaagaggcgggagcaggaggagaagatgtggaggcaggagaagatgcatgagcaggaggagaagatgcatgagcaggaggagaagatacgggagcaggagaagaggaggcaggagcaggaagagaagatTTGGAGGCAAGAggagaagatacgggagcaggaggagaagatgcatgatcaggaggagaagataagggagcaggagaagaagatgcacaagcaggaggagaagataccagagcagaagaagaagaggcaagagcaggaggagaagatgtggaggcaggagaagaagatatcggagcaggaggagaagatgtggaggcaggagaagaagatacgggagcaggaggagaagatgtggaggcaggagaagaagatacaggagcaggaggagaagatgcacaagcaggaggagaagatacgggagcaggaggagaagatgcacaatcaggaggagaagatacaggagcaggaggagaagatgcacaagcaggaggagaagacacgggagcaggagaagaagaggcaggagcaggaagagaagatgtggaggcaggaggagaagatacgggagcaggaggagaagatgcacgagcaggaggagaagatacaggagcagaagaagaagatacaagagcaggagaagaagaggcaggagcaggaggagaagatttggaggcaggaggagaagatccatgagcaggaggagaagacacaggagaaggaggagaagaggcgggagaaggaagagaagatatGGGAGCAGGCGGAGAAGatttggaggcaggaggagaagatgcgtgagcaggaggagaagatacaggAGCAGGAACagaagatacgggagcaggaggagaagatacgggagcaggagatgtggaggcaggaggagaagatacaggAGCAGAAGGAGAATATGCACAatcaggaggagaagatacgggagcaggaGGATAAGATACACAAGCAGGAGGAGAATATATGGGAGCAggagaagaggaggcaggagcaggaggagaagatgcggaGGCAAGAGGAGAAGctacgggagcaggaggagaagatatggagccaggaggagaagatacgggagcaggaggagaagcggcgggagcaggaggagaagatatggaggcaggaggagaagatacgggagcagAAGGAGATAATACGGGAGCAGGATGAGGTGatgcgggagcaggaggagaagatgtgtgagcaggaggagaagctggggaagaaggaggatatgctgtgggagcaggaggagaagatgtgtgagcaggaggagaagctgGGGGAGAAGGAGGATATGCTGCGGGAGCAGCAAGAAAAGCTGtgggagcaggagaagaagatgtgggagcaggaggaaaagatgtggaggcaagagaagaagctaggggagcaggaggagaagatgtggaggcaaGAGGAGATGATGcgggagcaggagaagaagatGTGGGAGCAGGAAGAGATGATATGGGAGAAGGAGCAAAAGATAcgtgagcaggaggagaagatgtggaggcaggaggagaagatgcgggagaaggaggagaagatgcagaggcaggaggagaagatgcgggAGCAGGAAACGAGGCTGTggcagcaggaggagaagatgcagaagcaggag GAGCACCTGGAAGCTGCCATCTACCGAGCAGATGACAAGAAGGcaaaaacaataaacatgtaa